The Polyangium mundeleinium genome contains the following window.
GCGGGAGGACCTCCCTTTCGGTCCTTCGCAGGGCTCGATGTACCCTGCGACACCAGCTCACGCGCGAGCCTGGATCCACGCTTTCGGTGCGAACCGGGAGCCCGTTTTTTTTGCGCACCAAAAACTCGCATCGATTGCGATCCAGGGGCACTCTTCGGTAGCATGGTTTGCAGTGGGGGTGCGTACTGGAGCACGCGCACCACTGATCTGATCCGGCTCTCCAGCGAGGTGAATGTCGACCATGGAGGGGTCCAGCGTCACGAAGGGGCCCGAGGCCAATACCCTCGGCAAATACAGGCTCATCGCCGAGCTTGGCCATGGCGGCATGGCCGAGGTGTATCTGGCCGTCGTGCAGGGACCTGCAGGGTTCAACAAGCTCTGCGTGATCAAGCAGATCCGCCCGCAGCTCGCGACGGATCCCGAGTTCCTCGGCATGTTCCTCGATGAGGCGCGGCTCGCCGCTCGCCTCTCGCACCCGAACGTCGTGCAGACGAACGAGGTCGGTCAGGAGGGCGATCGGTACTTCATCGCGATGGAGTACCTCGAAGGGCAGCCGCTGAACCGCATCCTGCACCGGATCGGCCGCGACGGCGGGCTCACGCTCGCGATGCACCTGCGCATCATCGTCGACATGCTCTCGGGCCTGCACCACGCGCACGAGCTCACGGATTTCGACGGCACGCCGCTCAACGTCGTGCATCGCGACGTCACGCCGCACAACGTGTTCGTCACGTACGACGGTCAGGTGAAGGTCGTCGACTTCGGCATCGCGAAGGCGATGAACTCGTCGGCCGAGACGCGCCTCGGCGTGGTGAAGGGCAAAGTCGCGTACATGGCGCCCGAGCAAGCGCGCGGCGAGCGCGTCGACAGGCGCGCGGACATCTTCTCCGCGGGCGTGATGTTGTGGGAGGCCGCGACGGGCCGGCGCCTCTGGAAGGGCATCCCGGATCTGACGGTCCTGCACCGCCTCATCAACGGCGACATCCCCTCGCCTCGCTCGGTGGATCCCGACGTCCCCGAAGGCCTCGAGAAGATCGTGATGAAGGCGCTCGCGCTGCGCCGCGAGGATCGCTATGCGACCTCGACGGACCTCGCGACCGCGCTCGAAGAGCTCCTGGATCAAATGGGCGACAAGTCCTCGCTGCGCGAGGTCGGCAAGCTCGTCGCGAAGCACTTCGAAGAGAACCGCTCGAAGATCAAGCAGATCGTCGAGACGCAGCTCAAGGCCGCGAAGTCGTTGGCGACGACGGAGTTCCAGTCGATCGGCCTGCCGCACCTCGACGGCACCTCGGCGTCGGGCCCGATGTCCGTCGATCGGACGGGCGCGCGCGAAGCGATGTCGAGCCAGGATCTCTCGTCGCCCGGCACGCGCCGCACGAATGGCGTCTCGTCGCCGACCTCGCTCACGGCTTCGACCGCCGCCGCGACGGGCACGGGCTCGCAGGCGGTCGCGGCGCCGAAGCGTGGACTGCTCGGCGCTGTCGCGCTCATCGCGGTCGCCGCGGCCGGCGTGGGCATCTTCGTCATGACGCGCCAGCCGCCGCCCGCGCCGCCGACGCAAGCGACGGCCGCGCCCGTCGTGGGCGACATCGAGGTGACGATCACGGTCACGCCGCCGAACGCGAAGATCTTCCTCGACGGCAAGGAGCTCGCGACGAACCCCTACATCGGCAAGTTCCCCCGCGAGGACAAGACGCATATCATCAAGGCGGAGGCCGCAGGTTTCACCACGCGCAGCCGCGACGTGACCTTCGACAAGGACCGCACGATCGAGATGGTCCTCGAACAGCAGGCCGCGGCGCCTTTGGCAACGCCGCAGCCCACGGACACCTCGAAGGAAAAGACCAAGGTCATCTTCGTCCCGCAGCCGACCACGACCGCCGAGGATCCGATGAAGACCGGCGGCACCAAGAAGACGAACCGCACCGTCGACCCGAACAACCCGTATCAGTGATGAAGACATCCCGACGTATCGCCCTCGCGGTCGCCCTCTCGCTCCCCGTCGTCCCCCTCGTCGTCTCGGCTCAGCAGCCCGCGGGCGGGGCCCCGGCCGCAGCCCCCGCGCAGCAAGCCGAACCCACGAAAGAAGCCAAGGAAGAAGCGTCGCGGCGCTTCAAGCGTGGCATCGAGCTCTTCGGCGAAGGCGACTACCGCGCCGCGCTCATCGAGTTCCGGCGCGCGTACGAACTCGCCCCGAATTACAACGTCCTCTACAACATCGGGAACGTCTACTTTCAGCTCCAGGACTACGCGAACGCGCTCGTCTCGTTCGAGAAGTACCTGGCCGAGGGCGGCGCCACCATCGACCCGAAGCGCCGCGCCGACGTGGACAAGGACATCGAGAAGCTGCGCACCCGCGTCGCGCGCGTGGAGATCGTGACGAGCGTCCCGGACGCGGACGTGACGATCGACGACGTGC
Protein-coding sequences here:
- a CDS encoding serine/threonine-protein kinase is translated as MEGSSVTKGPEANTLGKYRLIAELGHGGMAEVYLAVVQGPAGFNKLCVIKQIRPQLATDPEFLGMFLDEARLAARLSHPNVVQTNEVGQEGDRYFIAMEYLEGQPLNRILHRIGRDGGLTLAMHLRIIVDMLSGLHHAHELTDFDGTPLNVVHRDVTPHNVFVTYDGQVKVVDFGIAKAMNSSAETRLGVVKGKVAYMAPEQARGERVDRRADIFSAGVMLWEAATGRRLWKGIPDLTVLHRLINGDIPSPRSVDPDVPEGLEKIVMKALALRREDRYATSTDLATALEELLDQMGDKSSLREVGKLVAKHFEENRSKIKQIVETQLKAAKSLATTEFQSIGLPHLDGTSASGPMSVDRTGAREAMSSQDLSSPGTRRTNGVSSPTSLTASTAAATGTGSQAVAAPKRGLLGAVALIAVAAAGVGIFVMTRQPPPAPPTQATAAPVVGDIEVTITVTPPNAKIFLDGKELATNPYIGKFPREDKTHIIKAEAAGFTTRSRDVTFDKDRTIEMVLEQQAAAPLATPQPTDTSKEKTKVIFVPQPTTTAEDPMKTGGTKKTNRTVDPNNPYQ